A region from the Lentimonas sp. CC4 genome encodes:
- a CDS encoding Na+/H+ antiporter NhaC family protein: MGISKRNSILVAAIVVSLGISCWLQGSDAMWRSLWPSAVALAVVLLSRSALVGLLTGAVCGAVLLAGGSVVGVLEQLWSQQFWPIFGSSWKLSAILFTLILGGFVALVEAGGGLQALVRRLLGSGRAPHKRMQLTVFGFGLLVFFDGLANTMLIGRLLRSAADRCGVSREKLAYLADTTGSAVACLAFISTWIAFQLSMIREGFAVAGVEVSAYGYFFKSLTTNYYCWFSLALALVCVWREFNPGSMGVAEAQARRAEVAADVSAERAHVSHWGLAIVPIAVLTLSIPVLTYWIGSESLLPFSLSKFAESYGKAEAYVPQILVASSVLASLVAAVAYGLSRRGATASEGSQGQSSLVTFLSGVREIAGPVLVLIAAWMLGAAISQLGTATWLSEFLQGRLPVALLPAGIFVLGAVISFSTGTSWGTMGVLMPLAIPVIFALSEGSVDLERDRLVIAAIGAVFSGAVFGDHCSPFSDTTIVASIAAGVTPLDHVRTQLPFALLAALVALLVGFVPLGYGLSAWVCLIVGFACLLGLPSVWRGRARISANQ, encoded by the coding sequence GTGGGCATTTCAAAACGAAATTCGATACTGGTCGCCGCGATTGTTGTGAGCCTTGGGATCAGTTGCTGGTTGCAAGGCAGTGATGCGATGTGGCGTAGCTTGTGGCCGAGTGCGGTGGCGCTGGCAGTGGTGCTGCTTTCGCGCAGCGCGTTGGTCGGGCTGCTGACGGGAGCGGTCTGTGGCGCGGTTTTGCTCGCAGGTGGCTCGGTGGTTGGCGTGCTGGAGCAATTGTGGTCGCAGCAATTTTGGCCGATCTTTGGCTCTTCGTGGAAGCTGAGCGCGATTTTGTTTACGCTGATACTCGGTGGATTCGTCGCCTTGGTCGAGGCGGGCGGTGGATTGCAAGCACTGGTGCGACGCTTGCTGGGCTCTGGGAGGGCACCGCATAAGCGGATGCAGTTGACGGTGTTTGGGTTCGGACTGCTGGTGTTTTTTGATGGCTTGGCGAACACGATGCTGATCGGGCGCTTGTTGCGTTCGGCTGCAGATCGCTGCGGGGTGTCGCGGGAGAAGTTGGCCTATCTCGCGGATACGACTGGATCGGCGGTGGCGTGTCTGGCGTTTATTTCGACTTGGATTGCGTTTCAGCTGTCGATGATTCGCGAGGGCTTTGCAGTGGCCGGCGTGGAGGTCAGCGCGTATGGGTATTTCTTTAAATCACTGACGACGAATTACTATTGCTGGTTCTCGTTGGCGCTCGCGTTGGTCTGTGTGTGGCGCGAGTTTAATCCTGGATCCATGGGAGTCGCAGAAGCGCAGGCGCGTCGTGCGGAAGTGGCTGCGGATGTGTCGGCTGAGCGGGCACATGTGAGTCACTGGGGCTTAGCGATCGTGCCGATTGCGGTGCTGACCTTGTCGATTCCCGTGCTGACTTACTGGATCGGTTCGGAGTCGTTGTTGCCCTTTAGCCTGAGCAAGTTTGCTGAATCGTATGGCAAGGCGGAGGCCTATGTGCCGCAGATCTTGGTGGCATCCAGTGTGTTGGCCTCGTTAGTGGCGGCAGTGGCGTATGGACTTTCGAGGCGGGGGGCTACGGCGAGTGAGGGGTCCCAAGGTCAGTCGTCGCTTGTCACATTTTTATCGGGGGTGCGTGAGATAGCCGGGCCGGTGTTGGTCTTGATTGCAGCTTGGATGTTGGGCGCGGCGATCAGTCAGTTGGGCACGGCGACGTGGCTGAGCGAGTTTTTACAAGGGCGCTTACCAGTGGCGTTGCTGCCCGCGGGGATTTTTGTGTTGGGCGCCGTGATCTCGTTTTCGACGGGCACCTCGTGGGGCACGATGGGGGTGCTTATGCCATTGGCGATTCCGGTGATCTTTGCGCTCTCGGAGGGCAGCGTAGATCTGGAACGTGATCGATTGGTGATCGCTGCGATTGGTGCGGTGTTTAGCGGCGCAGTCTTTGGAGACCATTGCAGTCCGTTTAGCGACACGACGATCGTGGCATCGATTGCAGCAGGTGTGACGCCATTGGATCATGTGCGCACACAATTGCCGTTTGCGCTGTTGGCTGCGTTGGTTGCGTTGCTGGTCGGATTTGTGCCGTTGGGCTATGGGCTTAGCGCGTGGGTCTGTTTGATTGTGGGGTTTGCTTGTCTGCTGGGGTTGCCGAGTGTGTGGCGCGGCCGTGCGCGCATTAGTGCAAACCAATGA
- a CDS encoding ATP-binding protein, with protein sequence MQPLPPNPFRYGAIDIHPEVINRVVDRSRLRDVLSEPGGRLLIHGRRRMGKTTLCKAVVEELKAEGVAVLMVDFSTATQLADLSNALLQKITAASGKGWQDYVSDLMRALSLQLETEADPLTGAIKVRLKPIARTAPIDEQRETFIGILDRANELAKQQGRHFALVVDEFQELARFEDEATLWNLRAAIQHHTHMSYVFTGSRVHLINLLMASDRAFYKMFSAINFEPVPLAEMRAWLAGKFEASGVVQLDGLGALLNLAEGCTVDRLRLAAMSYPLAAASGELTQPMVDRAYHAVIEEDKAFFQSDWQQFTQHQQNILRAMAEGETKLGSARVRQRFSLPASGSVSNTLKALLERGVLYGTESAPGYAYDNPYFKEWVHQRNQLDLGLS encoded by the coding sequence ATGCAGCCCTTACCTCCCAACCCGTTTCGCTATGGAGCCATTGATATTCATCCTGAGGTGATCAATCGTGTCGTTGACCGGAGTCGTTTGCGTGATGTCTTGAGTGAGCCAGGCGGGCGTTTGTTGATTCATGGGCGTCGCAGGATGGGAAAGACGACCCTTTGCAAGGCGGTGGTCGAGGAATTGAAGGCTGAGGGGGTTGCAGTGCTGATGGTTGATTTTTCGACGGCGACTCAGCTTGCCGATTTATCAAATGCGCTCTTGCAGAAGATTACGGCGGCGAGTGGTAAGGGGTGGCAGGACTATGTGAGTGACTTAATGCGGGCTCTGAGTCTGCAGTTGGAGACTGAGGCGGATCCGCTTACGGGGGCGATTAAGGTGCGCTTGAAGCCCATCGCTCGCACTGCGCCGATTGATGAGCAGCGTGAGACCTTTATTGGGATCTTGGATCGGGCAAATGAATTAGCGAAGCAGCAAGGGCGGCATTTTGCGCTGGTTGTCGATGAATTTCAGGAATTGGCTCGATTTGAAGATGAGGCGACATTGTGGAATCTTCGCGCAGCGATTCAGCATCATACACATATGAGCTATGTGTTTACGGGCTCGCGTGTGCATTTGATCAATCTGCTGATGGCCAGTGACCGTGCATTCTACAAGATGTTCAGTGCGATCAATTTTGAGCCGGTGCCATTGGCTGAGATGCGTGCATGGCTTGCAGGTAAGTTTGAGGCGAGTGGGGTTGTGCAGCTCGATGGGCTGGGTGCGTTGTTGAATTTGGCGGAGGGCTGCACTGTGGATCGCTTGCGTTTGGCGGCGATGAGTTACCCGTTGGCTGCAGCGAGCGGAGAATTGACTCAGCCTATGGTGGACCGTGCATACCATGCTGTGATTGAGGAGGATAAAGCCTTCTTTCAGAGTGACTGGCAGCAATTCACCCAGCATCAGCAGAACATTCTAAGAGCGATGGCTGAGGGCGAGACAAAGCTCGGGAGTGCGAGGGTGCGGCAGCGATTTAGTTTGCCAGCCAGTGGTAGTGTGTCGAATACCTTAAAGGCATTGTTGGAGCGAGGTGTGCTGTATGGCACTGAATCGGCTCCGGGGTATGCCTATGACAATCCATATTTTAAAGAGTGGGTCCATCAACGGAATCAGCTCGATTTGGGCCTTAGTTAA
- the rsmG gene encoding 16S rRNA (guanine(527)-N(7))-methyltransferase RsmG has product MRVEQLKEQFPNISEDKWPVIEKWAVLLRDWNSKINLISRKDIEYLEERHLSHCLAITNHLKLMNGTRIMDVGTGGGFPGIIMAICYPQAQFLLIDAIGKKIKVVQDLIDQLGLKNVEAKHTRAEAITKQFDFVTGRAVKNLPEYFSWIKKNVRRGEKNTIPNGVLYWKGGDMDDELDTLGIRPRKVINLEDTFSDPYFEQKFILHFDARDVPRARKPKPAEQ; this is encoded by the coding sequence ATGCGTGTAGAACAATTAAAAGAACAGTTTCCTAATATATCCGAAGACAAGTGGCCCGTCATTGAAAAGTGGGCGGTGTTGCTGCGTGATTGGAATTCGAAGATCAACCTGATCTCGCGTAAGGATATTGAGTATTTGGAAGAGCGGCACTTGTCGCACTGTCTGGCGATTACCAATCACTTGAAGCTCATGAACGGCACGCGCATCATGGATGTGGGCACCGGTGGTGGCTTTCCTGGTATCATCATGGCGATCTGCTATCCGCAGGCGCAGTTCTTGTTGATCGATGCGATCGGCAAGAAGATCAAGGTGGTGCAGGATTTGATCGACCAGCTCGGCCTAAAGAACGTCGAAGCCAAGCACACGCGCGCGGAAGCGATTACCAAGCAATTCGATTTCGTGACGGGGCGTGCGGTCAAAAACCTGCCCGAGTATTTCAGTTGGATCAAAAAGAACGTCCGTCGCGGCGAGAAGAATACGATTCCCAATGGCGTGCTCTATTGGAAGGGCGGCGATATGGACGATGAATTGGACACTTTGGGCATTCGTCCACGCAAAGTGATCAATTTGGAAGACACTTTTAGTGATCCATACTTTGAGCAGAAATTTATTTTGCATTTCGATGCGCGTGATGTGCCACGTGCGCGGAAGCCAAAGCCAGCCGAGCAGTAA
- a CDS encoding transporter substrate-binding protein, whose protein sequence is MIHKFLNTASKALTLGALAAASVGISQAEEETVKVGILHSLSGTMAISETSLRDVLLFTFDEINANGGVLGKQIEAVVADGASDWPVFAEKSEQLLAQDKCAAVFGCWTSVSRKFALPVFEKYKGLLFYPVQYEGEEESPNIIYTAEAVGQQAIPAVDYLLAEGYKKFYLIGTDYVYPQTTNIVLFEYLLSKGIPVENIGGGIRYEGDVAVSAGNYTPFGHTDFQQIVADIKGFAASGDACVINTINGDANVPFFKEIAASGLSSDECPIVSFSLSEDEFRSLPTKDLVGHLGCWTYFMSIDSPANDKFKADFQAWLETKAPDAVQKEGRVTCSPMVLSYNGVYLWKAAVEKAGTFDPEAVIKALEGGISFDGPGGTVTSQENHHVTKSVYIGETLEDGQFEILEVIPDVVGEPWLKGTFN, encoded by the coding sequence ATGATACACAAATTTCTTAATACAGCTTCCAAGGCTTTGACTTTGGGCGCATTGGCTGCCGCTTCGGTTGGCATATCTCAAGCAGAAGAGGAGACCGTAAAGGTCGGCATTCTTCACTCTCTAAGTGGCACCATGGCGATCTCTGAAACATCGCTACGTGACGTGCTTCTATTCACTTTCGACGAAATCAATGCCAATGGTGGTGTGCTCGGTAAGCAGATTGAAGCGGTGGTCGCTGATGGTGCTTCGGACTGGCCAGTATTCGCGGAAAAATCTGAGCAGCTACTCGCTCAAGATAAGTGTGCGGCCGTTTTTGGTTGCTGGACTTCGGTGAGCCGTAAATTCGCTCTGCCAGTATTTGAGAAATACAAAGGTCTCCTTTTTTACCCGGTGCAATACGAGGGTGAAGAAGAGTCTCCGAACATCATCTACACTGCGGAAGCAGTTGGGCAGCAGGCGATTCCTGCAGTGGACTACTTGCTAGCTGAAGGTTACAAGAAGTTCTACCTGATCGGCACTGACTATGTGTATCCACAGACAACGAACATCGTTCTTTTCGAATACTTGCTCTCTAAGGGTATTCCTGTCGAAAACATCGGTGGTGGCATTCGTTACGAAGGTGACGTTGCAGTGTCTGCTGGTAACTACACACCATTCGGTCACACAGATTTCCAGCAAATCGTTGCTGATATCAAAGGCTTCGCCGCTTCCGGTGATGCATGTGTGATCAACACCATTAACGGTGACGCGAACGTTCCTTTCTTCAAGGAAATCGCTGCGTCCGGCCTCTCTTCGGATGAGTGCCCAATCGTTTCGTTCTCACTTTCTGAAGATGAGTTCCGTAGCTTGCCAACGAAGGACCTTGTTGGTCACCTCGGATGCTGGACATACTTCATGTCCATCGATTCGCCTGCGAATGATAAGTTCAAGGCTGACTTCCAAGCATGGTTGGAAACAAAAGCTCCGGATGCAGTTCAAAAAGAAGGTCGTGTGACATGTTCGCCAATGGTGCTTTCTTATAACGGTGTGTATCTCTGGAAAGCTGCAGTCGAAAAGGCTGGCACATTTGATCCAGAAGCAGTGATCAAGGCGCTTGAAGGCGGTATCTCTTTTGATGGTCCTGGTGGCACAGTCACTAGCCAAGAGAATCATCACGTGACTAAGAGTGTCTACATCGGAGAGACACTTGAAGACGGTCAATTTGAAATCCTCGAAGTAATTCCCGACGTAGTCGGCGAGCCGTGGTTGAAGGGCACATTCAACTAA
- the urtB gene encoding urea ABC transporter permease subunit UrtB — protein sequence MVSANAQDRSARLVLSELMLADKADEAGLIAELSNYGDPEIAVIYEAWRTGGVYTLTDTSGDVRLLQFGEQTGWSLVATGEAVELTEAEVAETKKERASRGVRKAMLGLLDTLGLKADDPKERIDSAIKMGQSQKPNFVEPLEKRLSIETDKQVKAAIREALAISLLANGNDEQVLGAVLELTELKSNASRGFLDKVLAAQVAAGTPKSEIALAVEQAHVVIEAHLNMVDFFGSFFRGFSTGSVLLIVSFGLAITFGLMGIINMAHGEFVAIGGYTTFMVQNFFISTWGAESSAFGWYFVVALPISFLVAAFIGLLLEKSIIRFLYRRPLESLLCTWGISMVMQQLFRLIFGAANVQVNVPNWLMGSVGFGGFEMSYTRLMIIFIAFGVVIATWLLLRKTSLGLHIRAVMQNRSMASSLGIPVARVNSMTFALGCGLAAIGGCVLSQIGNVGPLMGQAYIVDSFMVVVIGSVGNLLGAGLSAMGIGMVDQLLQPSLGPVMGKITVFFVIILFLQWRPGGLFPTRSRSLDD from the coding sequence ATGGTGTCTGCTAATGCGCAGGATCGCAGCGCGCGATTGGTCCTTTCAGAGCTCATGCTGGCGGATAAAGCGGATGAGGCAGGTCTGATCGCAGAGCTGTCCAATTATGGTGATCCAGAGATTGCGGTGATTTATGAGGCCTGGCGCACCGGAGGTGTTTACACGCTGACGGATACGAGTGGCGATGTGCGCTTGCTGCAATTCGGCGAGCAGACCGGATGGTCGTTGGTTGCGACAGGCGAGGCGGTTGAACTAACAGAGGCTGAAGTTGCCGAGACTAAGAAAGAACGCGCGTCACGCGGCGTGCGTAAGGCGATGTTGGGACTGTTGGATACGCTTGGTTTGAAGGCGGACGATCCGAAGGAGCGCATTGATTCGGCGATTAAGATGGGGCAGAGTCAGAAGCCAAATTTCGTCGAACCATTAGAAAAGCGTTTGAGTATAGAGACGGATAAACAGGTGAAGGCAGCGATTCGTGAAGCACTCGCCATCAGCTTATTGGCAAATGGCAATGACGAACAAGTGCTAGGCGCGGTGCTCGAGTTGACCGAATTGAAGTCGAATGCGTCTCGTGGGTTTTTAGATAAAGTGCTGGCGGCACAGGTCGCGGCTGGCACGCCAAAGAGTGAGATTGCGTTGGCCGTCGAGCAGGCGCATGTCGTGATCGAAGCGCACCTGAATATGGTGGATTTCTTTGGTAGCTTCTTTCGCGGATTCAGCACGGGTTCGGTGCTGCTGATCGTTTCCTTCGGGTTGGCGATCACCTTCGGACTGATGGGGATCATCAATATGGCGCATGGCGAGTTCGTTGCAATCGGTGGTTATACCACGTTCATGGTGCAGAACTTTTTCATTAGCACGTGGGGCGCGGAGAGTTCAGCCTTTGGTTGGTATTTTGTAGTGGCCTTGCCTATTAGTTTCTTGGTGGCGGCCTTCATTGGATTACTTTTAGAGAAGTCAATTATTCGCTTTTTATACCGTCGTCCGCTGGAATCACTGCTCTGCACGTGGGGGATCTCAATGGTGATGCAGCAGCTGTTTCGCTTGATCTTTGGTGCTGCGAATGTGCAGGTCAATGTGCCGAACTGGCTGATGGGTAGTGTCGGGTTTGGTGGCTTCGAAATGAGTTATACGCGCTTGATGATTATTTTCATCGCATTCGGAGTTGTCATCGCGACGTGGTTGCTGCTGCGCAAGACGAGCCTCGGCTTGCACATTCGTGCGGTGATGCAAAACCGCAGCATGGCGAGCAGTCTAGGTATACCGGTGGCACGTGTGAACTCGATGACCTTTGCGCTCGGTTGCGGCTTGGCTGCGATCGGGGGGTGCGTGCTCTCGCAGATCGGTAATGTCGGTCCGCTGATGGGGCAGGCATACATTGTCGATAGTTTCATGGTGGTGGTGATCGGTAGTGTCGGCAACTTGCTAGGTGCAGGACTCTCTGCGATGGGCATCGGTATGGTCGATCAGTTACTGCAGCCGTCGCTCGGCCCAGTGATGGGCAAGATCACCGTGTTCTTCGTGATCATTCTCTTTCTTCAATGGCGACCAGGCGGTCTCTTCCCTACGCGTTCGCGTAGTCTTGATGATTAA
- the urtC gene encoding urea ABC transporter permease subunit UrtC, with protein sequence MLTSKNQKEIVIFGIVAGLLMLIPSLNAWGPESGLLSVSSFQVSLWGKYLTYAILAMSLNLLWGYTGLLCLCQSLFFALGGYAMGMYLMLAIGDTSSAELYLPDFMVFMGYQDLPVHWKPFDSFWFASGAVLWVPGLVALIFGFLAFRSRIKGVYFSILTQALTYAVCLLFFRNDFTFGGNNGFTDFKVILGHSMNDASTTRWLYIGSAFLLLVTYLITSGILASKFGKVQQAIRDSENRVLFSGYSTTSFKLVIFTLSAMIAGAAGALYVPQVGGINPSLMETSKSLEVVVWVAVGGRGTKWGPVIGAILVNMMKSYTTQAFPDYWLIMMGGMFVFVVLFMPDGIVGVYKQLKSRIAQKRSLQSAAA encoded by the coding sequence ATGCTTACTAGCAAAAATCAAAAAGAGATCGTCATCTTCGGTATCGTTGCCGGTCTATTAATGCTCATTCCCTCTCTGAATGCTTGGGGACCCGAGAGTGGCCTACTCTCTGTCAGTTCCTTTCAGGTGTCACTGTGGGGCAAATATTTAACGTATGCGATTTTGGCGATGAGTCTGAATCTGCTGTGGGGTTACACTGGTCTGCTCTGCCTCTGTCAGAGTTTATTCTTCGCCTTGGGAGGGTATGCGATGGGCATGTATCTGATGCTTGCGATTGGTGATACAAGTAGCGCCGAGCTCTACTTGCCCGACTTCATGGTTTTCATGGGCTATCAAGATCTGCCTGTTCACTGGAAGCCGTTTGACAGTTTCTGGTTTGCATCCGGTGCGGTGCTCTGGGTGCCTGGTTTAGTGGCGTTGATCTTTGGTTTCCTTGCCTTCCGATCGCGAATCAAAGGAGTTTACTTCTCGATTCTGACGCAGGCGCTGACCTATGCGGTGTGTTTGTTGTTCTTCCGTAATGACTTTACGTTTGGTGGGAATAATGGCTTTACCGACTTTAAGGTAATTCTGGGGCATAGCATGAACGATGCGTCGACCACACGTTGGTTGTATATTGGTTCGGCCTTTTTACTGCTGGTGACTTACTTGATCACTTCCGGAATTCTAGCATCGAAGTTTGGTAAGGTGCAGCAAGCGATACGTGATTCGGAAAATCGCGTGCTCTTTTCGGGATATTCGACAACGAGTTTCAAATTAGTTATTTTTACATTATCTGCAATGATCGCAGGTGCGGCAGGCGCGCTTTATGTGCCTCAGGTCGGTGGGATTAATCCGAGTCTGATGGAAACCAGCAAGTCGTTGGAAGTCGTTGTCTGGGTGGCCGTCGGCGGTCGTGGCACCAAGTGGGGGCCAGTGATTGGCGCCATCTTGGTCAACATGATGAAGAGCTACACCACACAGGCATTCCCCGATTACTGGCTCATCATGATGGGCGGTATGTTCGTCTTCGTCGTCTTGTTCATGCCAGACGGTATCGTCGGTGTCTACAAACAGCTCAAGAGCCGCATCGCTCAAAAGCGTTCACTTCAATCAGCTGCTGCGTAA
- the urtD gene encoding urea ABC transporter ATP-binding protein UrtD — protein sequence MQHEPLYRDTPLILSVSGVNKAFDGFKAINDLNFYLEEGELRTVIGPNGAGKSTFMDIITGRTRPDTGTVTLHENDGHDKDLTKLREFEINRIGIGRKFQTPSIYKSHTVYDNLVLSLNRDRGVFKTLFYKETAEDRARIMEVLKTVRLESRMNDFAGLLSHGQKQWLEIGMLLAQDPRVLLIDEPAAGMSDEETDRTGELLLSLEKKHSLIVIEHDMEFIRQIARKVTVLHQGHVLKEGTFDNVKSDPQVIEVYLGRQGKKDESK from the coding sequence ATGCAACACGAACCTCTCTACCGCGATACACCGCTGATTCTGTCGGTATCCGGTGTCAATAAAGCCTTTGATGGATTCAAGGCGATTAACGATCTCAACTTCTATTTGGAAGAAGGCGAACTGCGCACGGTCATCGGGCCGAACGGCGCGGGCAAGAGCACTTTCATGGATATCATCACCGGGCGCACACGTCCAGATACTGGAACCGTGACGCTGCATGAAAATGATGGTCACGATAAAGATCTGACGAAATTGCGTGAATTTGAAATTAATCGGATTGGTATCGGTCGTAAGTTTCAGACACCCAGTATTTATAAATCACATACCGTGTATGATAATTTGGTGCTTTCGCTAAACCGCGATCGTGGCGTGTTCAAAACACTGTTTTATAAAGAAACTGCGGAAGACCGTGCGCGCATCATGGAAGTGCTCAAAACAGTGCGACTCGAGTCGCGCATGAATGATTTCGCGGGACTACTCTCGCATGGTCAGAAGCAGTGGCTGGAGATCGGCATGTTGTTGGCGCAAGATCCCCGCGTTCTTTTGATCGACGAACCGGCTGCGGGTATGAGTGACGAGGAAACCGATCGCACCGGCGAGCTGTTGCTGAGCCTAGAAAAGAAGCACAGTTTGATCGTGATCGAGCACGATATGGAGTTTATCCGGCAGATCGCTCGTAAGGTCACCGTGTTGCACCAAGGGCATGTCTTGAAGGAAGGCACCTTTGACAACGTCAAATCCGACCCGCAGGTGATCGAGGTGTATCTCGGTCGCCAGGGCAAGAAGGACGAATCCAAATAA
- the urtE gene encoding urea ABC transporter ATP-binding subunit UrtE: MISEAETPAVAPLLSVNDLKASYDESIILRGVSMKVKPNSVVALLGRNGVGKTSLLRSIMGLMPKTEGDIQFEGRSISGMRTDQRARAGLGYVPQGRDIFPNLTVQENLEVSLSISGKEGKERIEEVYELFPVIKEMLGRKGGVLSGGQQQQLAIGRAILTNPKLLIFDEPTEGIQPSIIDQIEDAIHLLKKQGNLSIILVEQYLDFAKAACDEFYILDRGSVVLEGESEELTGEVIEKYLTV; this comes from the coding sequence ATGATTTCAGAAGCTGAAACTCCCGCCGTCGCACCTTTGCTTTCCGTTAATGACCTAAAAGCGAGCTACGACGAATCGATCATCCTTCGCGGCGTCTCGATGAAGGTGAAGCCAAACTCCGTCGTCGCTCTTCTTGGGCGCAATGGTGTGGGCAAGACCTCGCTACTACGCAGCATCATGGGGCTGATGCCGAAGACCGAAGGCGATATTCAATTCGAAGGCCGCTCCATCAGTGGCATGCGCACCGATCAACGCGCGCGCGCTGGGCTCGGCTATGTGCCGCAGGGGCGTGATATTTTCCCAAATCTGACTGTGCAGGAAAACCTAGAAGTGAGCCTGAGTATTTCTGGCAAAGAAGGTAAAGAGCGCATCGAAGAGGTCTACGAGCTTTTCCCTGTGATCAAAGAAATGCTCGGTCGTAAGGGTGGTGTGCTTTCTGGTGGTCAGCAGCAACAGCTAGCGATCGGCCGCGCGATCTTGACCAACCCGAAGCTCTTAATTTTCGATGAGCCGACCGAAGGGATTCAGCCGTCCATCATCGACCAAATCGAAGATGCCATTCACTTGCTGAAAAAACAGGGCAATTTGAGCATTATTTTGGTGGAGCAATATCTAGATTTCGCTAAAGCTGCCTGCGATGAATTTTATATTCTCGATCGTGGTAGTGTGGTGCTTGAAGGGGAGTCCGAAGAGTTGACCGGCGAAGTGATCGAGAAATATCTGACTGTTTAA
- a CDS encoding urease subunit gamma, whose protein sequence is MHLTPREQEKLMIVVAADLARRRQARGLKLNYPESIAIITYEILEGIRDGKSVADLMSYGATILKREDVMEGVPEMIHEVQVEGTFPDGTKLVTVHNPLR, encoded by the coding sequence ATGCACCTGACACCTAGAGAACAGGAGAAACTAATGATCGTCGTCGCTGCCGATCTGGCACGTCGCCGGCAAGCCCGCGGGCTGAAGCTGAACTACCCCGAGTCGATCGCGATTATCACCTATGAGATCTTGGAAGGCATTCGCGATGGCAAATCCGTCGCCGATCTGATGAGCTATGGCGCGACCATCTTGAAGCGTGAAGACGTGATGGAGGGTGTGCCAGAAATGATTCACGAAGTCCAAGTCGAGGGCACGTTCCCTGACGGCACAAAACTAGTCACCGTTCACAATCCACTACGATGA